From Patescibacteria group bacterium, the proteins below share one genomic window:
- a CDS encoding ABC transporter ATP-binding protein, with protein sequence MKLVTKQTFSLLWRHARPYKKLLSFMIATLAMGMILETVVPLFYKRFFDLLSDGSVPRAAQTGALIRTVIIILMLYLVEWILWRVTTFANNYFQPRVMSDILNSSFEYLHAHAYGFFVNRFVGALVRKVNRLVDAFESIADRICWDLLPMAIRIVTILIVLWFRSTTVALVMMVWIVFYLAVNYAFTMFKLKYDEQSATVDSRVTAHLGDTITNNVNIKLFTSLASELRSFKRITTDQFKIRKFVWDLSAILEAIQALFMIFLEYAIFRISIHYWAMGVFSIGDFVLIQAYLLQIFNRLWDFGRIIRDIYKRLADAEEMVEILHTPHGVQDASNAKKLVVKNGEVDFRKIHFTYTGVQDVLHDFSLLIRPGEKVGLVGPSGAGKSTITALLFRFYDVTKGGIYIDGINVKQVTQRSLRESISLVPQDPILFHRTLMDNIRYGRLDAMDAEVFRAAKLAHCDEFIQRMPDSYETFVGERGIKLSGGERQRVAIARAILKNAPILVLDEATSSLDSHSEAMIQDALEKLMIDKTVIVIAHRLSTIMKMDRIVVVKEGRITEQGTHDALLTMPRGTYRMLWRLQAGGFIK encoded by the coding sequence ATGAAACTAGTAACGAAACAAACTTTTTCACTTCTCTGGCGTCATGCGAGGCCGTACAAGAAGCTCCTTTCATTCATGATCGCGACGCTGGCGATGGGCATGATACTCGAAACGGTGGTCCCGCTTTTCTATAAGCGGTTTTTTGATTTGTTAAGCGACGGTTCAGTCCCGCGCGCTGCACAGACCGGCGCGCTTATCCGCACCGTTATCATAATCCTGATGCTGTACCTCGTGGAGTGGATCCTCTGGCGTGTTACCACCTTTGCGAACAATTACTTCCAGCCGCGCGTCATGTCTGACATCCTTAATTCTTCGTTTGAATATCTCCATGCCCATGCCTACGGCTTTTTCGTAAACCGCTTCGTGGGAGCGCTGGTGCGTAAGGTAAACCGCCTTGTGGATGCGTTTGAAAGCATCGCCGATAGGATATGCTGGGATTTGCTGCCCATGGCCATACGCATCGTGACCATCCTCATCGTGCTGTGGTTTCGCAGTACCACCGTTGCGCTTGTCATGATGGTATGGATTGTCTTTTATCTTGCCGTGAACTACGCGTTTACGATGTTCAAGCTCAAATACGACGAGCAGAGCGCGACGGTTGATTCGCGGGTCACCGCGCATTTGGGCGACACGATTACGAACAACGTCAACATTAAGCTCTTTACTTCCTTAGCGAGTGAATTGCGCTCGTTCAAGCGTATCACGACTGATCAATTTAAAATCAGGAAGTTCGTGTGGGATTTAAGCGCAATCCTTGAGGCGATCCAGGCGCTGTTTATGATTTTTCTTGAGTATGCGATTTTCAGGATTTCTATACACTATTGGGCAATGGGGGTTTTCAGCATCGGCGATTTCGTGCTTATCCAAGCCTACCTTCTGCAGATATTCAACCGCCTCTGGGATTTCGGCCGCATCATCCGCGATATTTATAAGCGTTTGGCGGATGCCGAGGAAATGGTGGAGATACTCCATACGCCGCACGGAGTGCAGGATGCCTCGAATGCAAAAAAATTAGTGGTGAAGAATGGTGAAGTTGATTTTCGGAAAATACATTTTACCTATACGGGAGTGCAGGACGTGCTCCATGATTTTTCACTGCTGATACGCCCCGGGGAAAAAGTTGGCTTGGTGGGGCCGTCGGGAGCAGGCAAGTCCACCATTACCGCGCTTCTTTTCCGTTTTTATGATGTCACGAAGGGGGGTATTTATATTGACGGCATTAATGTTAAACAGGTGACGCAACGGTCGCTGCGCGAGAGTATCAGTCTGGTCCCGCAAGATCCCATCCTTTTCCACCGCACTCTGATGGACAATATCCGCTATGGCAGGCTTGATGCCATGGATGCGGAAGTGTTCCGGGCGGCAAAGCTTGCGCATTGCGATGAATTTATCCAGCGGATGCCGGACAGCTATGAAACTTTTGTGGGAGAGCGGGGAATAAAGCTTTCTGGGGGTGAGCGCCAAAGAGTGGCGATCGCGAGGGCGATCCTGAAAAATGCGCCGATCCTCGTGCTTGATGAGGCGACCTCGAGCCTTGATTCGCATTCCGAAGCGATGATCCAGGACGCCTTGGAAAAACTGATGATTGATAAGACCGTCATCGTTATTGCGCACCGGCTTTCCACGATCATGAAGATGGACCGGATCGTGGTGGTCAAGGAAGGCCGCATCACGGAGCAGGGGACTCATGATGCGCTCCTGACGATGCCGCGCGGCACCTACCGCATGCTTTGGCGTTTGCAGGCAGGCGGATTTATTAAATAA
- a CDS encoding YbhB/YbcL family Raf kinase inhibitor-like protein: protein MKLSCPAFQHEGMVPPQYTCDGMDVNPPFTIEGVPEQARSLALVVDDPDAPGGDWVHWTMWNIDPSTSRIEGNTVPVGAVEGMTDFGRSGWGGPCPPSGTHRYQFKLYALDAMLSLGNTAKKRDLEEAMKGHVLAQAVLAGKYSRR from the coding sequence ATGAAACTCTCATGCCCCGCATTTCAACATGAAGGAATGGTTCCTCCGCAGTACACTTGTGACGGAATGGACGTAAACCCTCCATTTACCATAGAAGGGGTACCAGAGCAAGCCCGGAGCCTTGCGCTCGTGGTAGACGATCCTGATGCGCCTGGAGGCGATTGGGTGCATTGGACCATGTGGAATATTGACCCCTCGACATCAAGAATCGAGGGAAACACAGTACCCGTAGGTGCCGTCGAAGGCATGACAGATTTCGGCAGGTCCGGTTGGGGAGGCCCGTGTCCACCGTCAGGCACGCACCGCTACCAGTTCAAGCTCTACGCTCTTGATGCCATGCTCTCGCTTGGCAACACCGCAAAGAAGCGCGATCTGGAGGAAGCTATGAAGGGTCATGTGCTCGCACAGGCAGTGCTCGCAGGGAAATATTCAAGAAGATAA
- a CDS encoding tRNA-dihydrouridine synthase: MNNFWTKLPKPFLALAPMAGVTDLAFRTMCKRFGADVIYTEFASANALARNSQKTHDMLSFSPGEKPVVCQIFGNDPSVLRLAARQVERLGFSGIDINFGCPAYKVTRHGGGVNLMRNPELCAELVAAVCSATTLPVSIKVRASINLNQKKITALDLVKKIKSLPISAIMVHGRSYEKPFDGEPDLEMISEVKKLFTGIVIANGGIYSPVLAKEMVEATHADGLGIARGALGRPWIFRQIREYLASGTYHEPTWDEKKQYIMEHVKLALEAKGPYGIIEMRKHLAWYVKGLPRAKKIREELVKVKTLEEVQRIIMTMPEQE, from the coding sequence ATGAATAATTTCTGGACAAAATTGCCAAAACCCTTCCTCGCCCTTGCACCCATGGCAGGAGTCACTGATCTGGCATTCCGCACCATGTGCAAACGGTTCGGCGCTGATGTTATTTATACTGAATTCGCTTCCGCAAATGCCCTTGCGCGGAACAGCCAAAAAACGCACGACATGCTTTCCTTCTCGCCGGGTGAGAAGCCAGTCGTATGCCAAATATTCGGCAATGACCCGTCTGTATTACGCTTAGCAGCAAGGCAGGTGGAACGCTTGGGATTCTCGGGCATTGATATCAACTTCGGCTGTCCCGCGTACAAGGTGACTCGCCATGGTGGTGGCGTAAATTTGATGCGAAATCCCGAACTTTGCGCTGAACTCGTCGCTGCGGTATGCAGTGCTACCACGCTTCCCGTGTCCATCAAGGTCCGCGCAAGTATTAATCTGAATCAAAAAAAAATAACAGCGCTTGATCTTGTAAAAAAAATAAAATCCCTCCCCATCTCGGCAATTATGGTCCACGGACGATCGTACGAAAAGCCATTTGACGGTGAACCTGATCTCGAGATGATCTCAGAGGTGAAAAAACTTTTTACTGGCATCGTGATCGCGAATGGCGGCATTTACAGCCCTGTATTGGCAAAGGAAATGGTGGAGGCCACGCATGCGGACGGATTAGGCATTGCGCGCGGGGCGCTGGGGCGGCCTTGGATTTTCCGGCAGATCAGAGAATATCTCGCATCAGGTACTTATCACGAACCGACCTGGGACGAAAAAAAACAATATATCATGGAGCACGTAAAACTTGCGCTTGAGGCCAAAGGCCCATACGGCATTATTGAAATGCGCAAACATCTGGCATGGTATGTGAAGGGCTTGCCGCGCGCAAAAAAAATCCGCGAGGAACTTGTAAAAGTAAAAACCCTCGAGGAAGTGCAACGGATTATTATGACTATGCCTGAACAGGAATAA
- a CDS encoding replication-associated recombination protein A has translation MNTSPLADRMRPERLEDFVGQEELLGKGTFLRRAIEEDRVPSMILWGPPGCGKTTLAHVIARITKAEFVSLPATSSGVEELRKMIERAESGVRLGVKTVLFIDEIHRWNKAQQDRLLPYVEKGVITLIGATTENPSFEVNSALLSRARVFVLKLLDEAALKKILLRAAKEAGRTFPGELLDFIAAQAHGDARFALNTLEACFDEGEVITIERIKQILQKSHLLYDKKGEEHYNIVSALHKSMRGGDADAAVYWLARMLEGGEDPLYVARRIVRFASEDIGLANNTALLVANAAFDACHKLGMPECAVHLAQAVMYMALSKKSIVAYEAYGKAKQDVEKYGALPVPLHIRNAPTQLMKDLNYGKGYKYTPHFEGDAGKQDYLPEELKGRYYIENPKF, from the coding sequence ATGAATACTAGTCCATTAGCCGACCGGATGCGGCCGGAGCGGCTGGAAGATTTTGTCGGACAGGAAGAGCTCCTAGGGAAGGGGACTTTTTTGCGCCGCGCCATTGAGGAAGACCGCGTGCCTTCCATGATTCTCTGGGGCCCGCCGGGGTGCGGAAAAACCACGCTTGCGCATGTGATTGCGCGGATCACGAAGGCGGAATTTGTCTCATTGCCCGCGACATCGAGCGGTGTTGAGGAATTGCGCAAGATGATCGAGCGCGCGGAAAGCGGTGTGCGGCTTGGGGTAAAAACAGTCCTGTTTATTGACGAGATCCACCGCTGGAACAAAGCGCAGCAGGACCGGCTGCTGCCTTATGTAGAGAAGGGCGTGATAACGCTCATCGGCGCGACAACCGAGAATCCCTCGTTTGAGGTGAATTCGGCGCTGCTTTCCCGCGCGCGCGTGTTTGTATTGAAACTGCTTGATGAAGCAGCGTTAAAGAAAATTTTGTTGCGGGCGGCTAAAGAAGCGGGAAGAACGTTTCCCGGCGAACTATTGGACTTCATCGCCGCGCAGGCGCACGGCGATGCCCGTTTTGCGTTAAATACGCTTGAGGCGTGTTTTGATGAAGGGGAAGTTATTACCATAGAAAGGATTAAGCAGATTTTGCAGAAATCCCACCTGTTGTATGACAAGAAAGGAGAAGAACACTATAATATCGTTTCCGCTCTGCATAAATCCATGCGCGGGGGAGACGCAGATGCCGCCGTGTATTGGCTCGCGCGGATGCTCGAAGGCGGCGAAGATCCGCTCTATGTGGCGCGCAGAATTGTAAGGTTTGCTTCGGAAGACATCGGACTTGCGAATAACACGGCACTCCTTGTCGCAAATGCTGCGTTTGACGCATGCCACAAATTAGGCATGCCTGAGTGCGCGGTGCACCTTGCCCAGGCGGTAATGTACATGGCGCTGTCGAAAAAAAGCATTGTCGCGTATGAAGCGTATGGAAAGGCGAAACAGGACGTGGAGAAGTACGGCGCCCTGCCCGTACCGCTCCATATCCGCAATGCGCCCACGCAGCTGATGAAAGATTTGAATTACGGGAAGGGATATAAATACACGCCGCATTTCGAAGGCGACGCGGGTAAACAGGATTATCTGCCGGAGGAGTTGAAGGGAAGATATTATATTGAAAATCCAAAATTTTGA
- a CDS encoding VanZ family protein translates to MFPWLFPLFWVLLIFLGSSIPGGSIPAPVSVASQVLHACEYAVLAYLIARAFSQTKKEPKHSFSAIIILAFSISVLYGATDELHQLYVPGRHPDSMDVFVDALGSGIGVFVWYRLKRGI, encoded by the coding sequence ATGTTCCCTTGGCTCTTTCCCCTCTTTTGGGTTCTTCTCATCTTCCTCGGCTCCTCCATCCCCGGCGGATCAATTCCCGCGCCGGTGTCAGTGGCGAGCCAAGTGCTCCATGCGTGCGAATATGCGGTATTGGCATACCTTATCGCGCGTGCGTTTTCGCAAACAAAAAAAGAACCTAAGCACTCTTTCTCTGCAATTATTATCCTTGCATTCAGTATTAGCGTGCTTTATGGGGCTACTGATGAGCTGCATCAGTTATACGTCCCCGGGCGCCATCCAGATTCTATGGATGTGTTCGTAGATGCCCTCGGGAGTGGCATAGGGGTGTTTGTGTGGTATAGGTTGAAACGAGGGATTTGA
- a CDS encoding GNAT family N-acetyltransferase, with amino-acid sequence MKILKASKKHIPSIAKIISVLDNEHYHFSDIHHITAHVSKGWYYLALEKNRPVGAMCLEPTEGSYQIYSIASQQKGAGRSLIQFAIQKCKKEKIPKLWCWSLLRYHAVGFYKAMGFKERFLFKKQWYGEDCYIFGKTITQPIKR; translated from the coding sequence ATGAAAATACTCAAAGCATCAAAAAAACACATTCCCTCGATTGCGAAGATTATTTCCGTGCTTGATAATGAACATTACCACTTTTCTGATATTCACCACATTACCGCTCACGTTTCTAAAGGCTGGTACTATCTCGCACTCGAAAAAAACCGACCGGTCGGGGCTATGTGCCTCGAGCCTACCGAAGGCTCCTATCAAATCTATTCTATCGCATCTCAACAGAAAGGCGCAGGCAGGAGTCTCATACAATTTGCCATCCAGAAATGCAAAAAAGAGAAAATCCCAAAATTGTGGTGCTGGAGCCTTTTACGGTACCACGCAGTAGGGTTTTATAAGGCTATGGGTTTCAAGGAACGATTCTTGTTTAAAAAACAATGGTACGGTGAAGACTGCTATATCTTTGGCAAAACGATAACCCAGCCGATAAAAAGATAA
- a CDS encoding HAD family phosphatase, producing MITTIIFDAGGVLTDIKTWEELGSILSKKYHVNKPKTIQLLRTTWRKARVNKISSKLFWTTISDYLSRETHLLRQEITTHHKMRPHMLQLITALKRHYTTGLLSNHIEDWLEETIANHHLEKYFDAIVTSYGTRAAKPSKAIYRALLRKMRKKPEECIFIDDQKENVIAAKKLGIHGIHYRNFNQFKKELAAYGIVSVPRRTTR from the coding sequence ATGATTACCACAATTATTTTTGACGCGGGAGGAGTGCTCACTGATATAAAAACATGGGAAGAGCTCGGCAGTATACTTTCAAAAAAATACCATGTGAACAAACCTAAAACCATTCAACTGTTACGTACCACATGGCGCAAAGCGAGAGTAAACAAAATATCATCAAAATTATTCTGGACAACAATATCTGATTATTTAAGCAGGGAGACACATCTACTGCGCCAAGAAATCACCACACATCACAAAATGCGTCCGCACATGCTGCAGCTGATTACCGCATTAAAACGTCATTACACCACTGGTCTTTTATCGAACCATATTGAGGACTGGCTGGAGGAAACAATTGCCAATCATCATCTTGAAAAATATTTTGATGCGATTGTCACTTCCTATGGTACGAGAGCGGCAAAACCGTCCAAAGCCATCTATCGCGCGCTCCTCCGTAAAATGCGCAAAAAGCCTGAAGAGTGCATTTTCATTGACGACCAGAAAGAAAACGTCATCGCCGCTAAAAAACTTGGCATACATGGCATCCACTACCGAAATTTCAACCAATTTAAAAAAGAGCTCGCCGCCTATGGCATAGTTAGTGTACCTCGCCGTACCACACGATAA
- a CDS encoding S1C family serine protease — MTAKPKPPTATQEVSNDPRVNVRDDALAAVYAKPHHFELPHEHHGLRLIANAIVAVVFGMIAGVVGLLLFISGAFSRVPYLGSIDVAALVPSAPVTIERTEKVSVTADERASAVLKRIQPSVVGLYATKNLSKDLAGLINSAGAPLATGIALTSDGWVLAAGDLSDESAGPLTIITIDGKIYEVERRMQDKATGLWFVKVSTSLFVAVPFTRSESSLEAGSSVLLPSFQIGTQGAAFAGTVAGLSVLTVRDSDRLESRLTLAVSLKGNALGVPLVSLAGEVGGLVSAQEEGIVHAVPVASLQPIIDRILKEGDARRPQVGMHYIELSSVADVAFPLTHGRRFGALLVKNGDVPAITLKSNAETAGLKEGDIVIKVDGDEVTDETDLATLIQAYPNDKALKLSILRAGEEKLVDLSLAPPPTPTQAEKKR, encoded by the coding sequence ATGACCGCCAAACCTAAACCACCGACTGCGACCCAAGAGGTATCGAATGATCCGCGCGTCAATGTGCGCGATGATGCGCTTGCGGCGGTGTACGCGAAACCACATCATTTTGAACTTCCTCACGAGCATCACGGTTTGAGACTCATCGCCAATGCGATAGTCGCTGTAGTGTTCGGCATGATTGCGGGGGTCGTGGGCCTCCTGTTGTTTATCTCGGGAGCGTTTTCCCGTGTGCCGTATTTGGGGTCGATTGATGTGGCGGCGTTAGTGCCGAGCGCGCCGGTGACCATTGAACGCACGGAGAAGGTGTCGGTTACTGCAGATGAGCGCGCAAGCGCGGTTTTGAAACGGATCCAGCCGAGCGTCGTAGGTCTCTATGCGACAAAAAATTTAAGCAAGGACCTCGCAGGTCTTATCAATTCAGCGGGTGCGCCTCTTGCGACTGGTATCGCGCTCACGAGCGACGGATGGGTGCTCGCTGCGGGAGATTTGAGCGATGAATCAGCAGGGCCTTTAACTATTATTACCATCGACGGAAAAATTTATGAGGTAGAGCGCCGCATGCAGGATAAGGCGACCGGATTGTGGTTTGTGAAGGTAAGCACCTCGCTGTTTGTGGCTGTACCGTTTACGCGCAGCGAGTCGTCGCTCGAGGCAGGATCATCTGTGCTTCTCCCTTCATTTCAAATCGGGACGCAGGGGGCAGCCTTTGCGGGTACGGTCGCGGGATTGAGCGTGCTCACGGTGCGTGACAGCGATCGGTTGGAATCCCGCCTCACGCTTGCGGTATCACTAAAAGGAAACGCGCTTGGTGTGCCGTTGGTTTCTTTAGCCGGAGAAGTCGGAGGACTTGTGAGTGCGCAAGAGGAGGGTATTGTACACGCAGTGCCCGTCGCATCCCTTCAGCCGATTATTGACCGGATATTGAAGGAAGGCGATGCGCGTCGTCCGCAGGTTGGCATGCATTATATAGAGCTTTCAAGCGTTGCGGATGTGGCATTTCCACTTACCCACGGGAGGAGATTCGGCGCGCTTTTAGTGAAGAATGGCGATGTGCCGGCAATAACACTGAAATCAAATGCAGAAACCGCGGGGTTGAAAGAAGGCGATATCGTGATAAAAGTTGACGGGGACGAGGTGACTGATGAGACGGATCTTGCCACCCTTATCCAAGCCTATCCCAACGATAAAGCCCTTAAGCTCTCCATCCTGCGGGCGGGAGAAGAGAAATTGGTTGACCTTTCCCTTGCGCCACCTCCTACACCAACACAAGCGGAAAAGAAACGTTAA
- a CDS encoding class I SAM-dependent methyltransferase, translating to MQEYTTKQFWDSYYGKFKPHTVEKVYFADLFEKYLAPDPQKSVLEIGCAGGDFLCFLAKKYHYQAYGIDYSDEIETTRALFAFNNLPEPALYKEDLFSWNPKRQFDIVCSFGFVEHFLNLNEVIQKHADLVAPGGTLIMSMPHFAHLQYLFHWLIDKENLKKHNTKIMNLKRIKNAIRHAELNEASPANAGTRSKLDIQYLNYYRTFGFWTERPPRPPSYDKRGGGSYDNQPLPLNWWERAINWKIQTFGRIINKLIGPNHPNPLFSPHLVLIAQKIPS from the coding sequence ATGCAAGAATATACGACAAAGCAATTCTGGGATTCTTATTACGGCAAATTCAAACCACACACCGTAGAGAAGGTCTATTTTGCCGATCTTTTTGAAAAATATCTTGCCCCTGATCCCCAAAAATCAGTCCTTGAAATAGGATGTGCCGGCGGCGACTTTTTGTGTTTCCTGGCAAAAAAATACCACTACCAAGCTTACGGTATTGATTATTCCGATGAAATTGAAACCACCCGCGCGCTATTCGCGTTTAATAATCTTCCCGAGCCTGCTCTCTATAAAGAAGACTTGTTTTCGTGGAATCCCAAAAGACAGTTTGATATCGTCTGCTCTTTTGGGTTTGTCGAACATTTTTTAAATCTTAACGAAGTTATTCAAAAACACGCCGACCTTGTCGCGCCAGGCGGCACATTGATAATGAGCATGCCGCACTTCGCGCACCTGCAATACCTCTTCCACTGGCTCATCGACAAAGAAAATTTAAAAAAACACAATACGAAAATTATGAATCTTAAAAGAATCAAAAATGCGATTCGTCATGCTGAGCTTAACGAAGCATCTCCTGCGAATGCAGGCACACGATCAAAATTGGATATCCAATATCTCAACTACTACCGCACCTTCGGTTTCTGGACCGAACGCCCACCAAGACCCCCCTCTTATGATAAGAGGGGTGGGGGGAGTTATGACAACCAACCACTGCCTCTCAATTGGTGGGAACGCGCGATTAACTGGAAAATTCAAACCTTTGGCCGCATCATTAACAAACTCATCGGCCCCAACCATCCCAATCCCCTCTTCTCTCCCCACCTTGTCCTCATCGCTCAAAAAATCCCCTCTTGA
- a CDS encoding glycosyltransferase — MTSNFNEKKLRILELGTTDTKGGAAAVSWELKQSLEARGHAVNMIVGYKRSHAPSVREIWDTPFNNRISKIIKRNFRARFHHHLSFWLSNDIAFLPGKRILTYPEYTHADIVHAHNLHSLWFNLKTLPLIAPYNQPNSVAIQQCSRSNKPLVWTLHDMWPILGQGAHAFECTHWISGGCDCAHSDSLPPLRRNNSRHLWKLKKQIYDHAHFNVVVPSLWLKSQVEKSMLKDKPLHVIYNGVDTRLYKPGNKGELRKKYNLPQDKKIILFSSKGGAKNVWKGWEYAEQLIHAYAQRNDILFVCMGGYDRTVPQNLNITYVPFSSDSHTIADYYALSDLLLYPSLADNCPLTVLEALSSGLPALAFHTGGIPELVVHKEHGYIAAYKDLSDLTNGFEWLINLPRDQYAAIAAACRKRAVEKFSLDQMVNNYITLYYQILSSPS; from the coding sequence ATGACATCGAATTTTAACGAAAAAAAACTGCGCATCCTCGAGCTCGGCACTACCGACACGAAAGGCGGTGCCGCTGCTGTTTCTTGGGAATTAAAACAAAGCTTGGAAGCCCGAGGGCACGCGGTCAACATGATCGTGGGATACAAGCGCTCGCACGCCCCCTCGGTGCGTGAAATTTGGGATACGCCCTTCAATAATCGTATTTCAAAAATTATCAAACGCAATTTCCGAGCCCGCTTCCATCACCATCTTAGCTTTTGGCTCTCCAACGACATCGCTTTTCTTCCCGGGAAACGCATCCTCACGTATCCAGAATATACGCACGCAGACATTGTCCACGCACACAACCTACATTCTCTCTGGTTTAATTTAAAAACTCTTCCCCTCATTGCACCATACAATCAACCTAACAGTGTAGCCATTCAACAATGTAGCCGTTCAAACAAACCATTGGTCTGGACCCTCCACGATATGTGGCCCATTTTAGGCCAAGGAGCGCATGCATTTGAATGCACACATTGGATCTCTGGGGGGTGCGATTGCGCCCATTCCGATTCTCTGCCCCCTCTTCGACGTAACAACAGCCGGCATTTGTGGAAGCTCAAAAAACAAATCTACGACCACGCGCACTTCAATGTGGTCGTACCTTCTCTATGGTTAAAATCACAAGTAGAAAAAAGCATGTTAAAAGATAAACCGCTCCATGTCATTTATAACGGCGTTGACACTCGCCTGTATAAACCGGGGAATAAGGGCGAACTTAGAAAAAAATACAACCTTCCGCAAGACAAAAAGATTATCCTTTTCTCAAGCAAGGGGGGCGCTAAAAACGTATGGAAAGGATGGGAGTATGCAGAGCAGCTTATTCACGCGTATGCCCAAAGGAATGACATACTTTTCGTCTGCATGGGAGGGTACGATCGAACGGTGCCCCAGAATTTAAATATAACCTATGTCCCCTTTTCATCTGATTCGCACACGATCGCCGATTATTATGCATTAAGTGACTTGCTCCTTTATCCTTCACTTGCTGACAATTGCCCTCTTACGGTGCTTGAAGCGTTATCTTCGGGCCTGCCAGCGCTTGCGTTCCATACCGGAGGAATCCCCGAACTCGTCGTGCATAAAGAACATGGCTACATCGCGGCTTATAAGGACCTTTCGGATTTAACCAATGGCTTTGAATGGCTCATCAATCTTCCACGCGACCAATACGCTGCCATTGCCGCCGCCTGCCGCAAGCGTGCAGTAGAAAAGTTCTCTCTCGATCAAATGGTTAATAATTATATTACACTATACTATCAAATACTCAGTTCCCCCTCTTAG
- a CDS encoding Gfo/Idh/MocA family oxidoreductase, giving the protein MQDPILLVGTGYMGNEYAKVLQAMHLPFIAVGRGEQHAKEFETMHQVPTVSGGLETWLKTNQNAPKTAIICTNEDQLSPSAIALMDYGTRSLLIEKPGGLIRSDIEAVAEKTKATGSKTYIAYNRRFYASTRKARELIKEDGGITAFHFEFTEWVHKISDQLKLSPTGHHWFLANSTHLIDLAFFLCGHPHTMESFVAGGFDWLDGPARFTGAGISEQGALFSYHATWDSAGRWWVEALTTKRKIVLRPLETLKTQMKGTVIEEEVPLDDDYDTRFKPGIYRQVESFLNDQYDLPTVHDQVEALSVYEKINGGHPL; this is encoded by the coding sequence ATGCAAGATCCTATCCTCCTCGTCGGTACTGGTTATATGGGAAATGAGTACGCAAAAGTGCTTCAGGCTATGCACCTGCCTTTTATCGCCGTGGGCCGCGGAGAGCAGCACGCTAAAGAATTTGAAACAATGCACCAGGTCCCCACAGTAAGCGGAGGATTGGAAACTTGGCTTAAAACCAATCAAAACGCCCCTAAAACAGCTATTATATGCACAAACGAAGATCAGCTCTCACCCTCTGCGATTGCGCTTATGGATTATGGAACACGTTCTCTGCTCATTGAAAAACCAGGTGGGCTTATCCGCAGCGACATTGAAGCAGTCGCAGAGAAAACAAAGGCAACAGGATCAAAAACCTATATCGCCTACAATCGCCGCTTCTATGCGTCAACGCGCAAAGCGCGCGAACTTATTAAAGAAGATGGCGGTATAACCGCGTTCCATTTTGAATTCACCGAATGGGTGCATAAAATCTCGGATCAATTGAAATTATCCCCCACCGGCCACCACTGGTTTCTCGCCAATTCCACGCACCTTATTGACCTTGCCTTTTTTCTCTGCGGACATCCGCACACAATGGAAAGTTTTGTCGCGGGAGGATTTGACTGGCTCGATGGTCCTGCGCGCTTCACCGGCGCTGGCATAAGCGAACAAGGAGCGCTCTTTTCTTATCACGCCACATGGGATTCTGCCGGACGCTGGTGGGTAGAAGCGCTAACTACCAAACGAAAAATAGTTCTCCGTCCCTTAGAAACCCTTAAAACGCAAATGAAAGGAACGGTGATAGAGGAGGAAGTGCCGCTTGACGACGATTATGACACTCGTTTCAAACCAGGCATTTACCGGCAGGTGGAATCGTTCCTCAATGACCAGTATGATCTCCCTACTGTCCATGACCAAGTCGAAGCTCTTAGCGTCTACGAAAAAATAAACGGCGGACATCCGCTCTAA